One Roseomonas sp. OT10 DNA window includes the following coding sequences:
- a CDS encoding CYTH and CHAD domain-containing protein, whose translation METEIKLLLAPGLRDALERHPALQPPRATPPELAELVTTYFDTPDFALSRAGVALRIRRLGDARVQTVKSKGQGGVASRRGEWEWPVPGDVPDLSLLAGTGAEGLIDPALARRLGPAYATDVRRTTRLVCLEGSVVEVALDEGEVRAGRQRQPLLELELELKAGDPAGLVQLALELIDAAPLRLGIESKAAQGYRLATASPAPVVKAGDVALEADTTAREGFRRILLSGLEHLLANIPAAQEEQVEGVHQLRVALRRLRATLVLFRPLLEPGMDHRFEAELQRLGRVAGGARDWDVFRTETIDGMEDEGWRQTLDAVAAERQAEAHATLRDELARPALTRLALALTAWAESDAAMPPGPGAHPLRDLAPELLEKLGARVERRGRKIRKRSIEELHELRKALKKLRYGLDDLSGLLPEEAVRPYLKRCRALQERLGEMNDAAVAAEMAGRLAQPGRRDLVAAIDGVTRRALARQEKALDRLYDAWEEFQEVPAPWRPA comes from the coding sequence ATGGAAACCGAGATCAAGCTGCTGCTCGCCCCGGGCCTGCGTGACGCACTGGAACGGCACCCCGCCTTGCAGCCGCCCCGCGCAACGCCGCCAGAGCTGGCCGAACTGGTCACCACCTATTTCGACACGCCCGACTTCGCCCTCTCGCGTGCCGGGGTGGCGTTGCGCATCCGCCGGCTGGGCGATGCGCGGGTGCAGACGGTGAAGTCGAAGGGCCAGGGCGGCGTCGCCTCGCGCCGCGGCGAATGGGAGTGGCCCGTCCCGGGGGATGTGCCCGACCTGTCGCTCCTTGCCGGCACCGGGGCGGAGGGGCTGATCGACCCTGCCCTCGCCCGGCGACTGGGCCCGGCCTATGCCACCGATGTCCGCCGCACGACCCGCCTGGTCTGCCTGGAGGGCAGCGTGGTGGAGGTGGCGCTGGACGAGGGCGAGGTCCGCGCCGGCCGGCAGCGGCAGCCCCTCCTCGAGCTGGAACTGGAGCTGAAGGCGGGCGATCCCGCCGGGCTGGTCCAGCTCGCCCTGGAGCTGATCGATGCGGCGCCGCTGCGCCTCGGCATCGAATCCAAGGCGGCGCAGGGCTACCGCCTCGCCACGGCATCTCCGGCGCCGGTGGTGAAGGCCGGCGACGTGGCGCTGGAGGCGGACACCACCGCCCGCGAAGGCTTCCGCCGCATCCTGCTCTCCGGGCTGGAGCACCTCCTCGCCAATATCCCCGCCGCGCAGGAGGAGCAGGTCGAGGGCGTGCACCAGCTCCGCGTCGCGCTGCGGCGGCTGCGCGCCACGCTGGTGCTGTTCCGCCCCCTGCTGGAGCCCGGCATGGACCACCGCTTCGAGGCGGAGCTGCAACGGCTCGGCCGCGTGGCGGGCGGGGCGCGCGACTGGGACGTCTTCCGAACCGAAACCATCGACGGGATGGAGGACGAGGGCTGGCGCCAGACCCTGGATGCCGTGGCGGCGGAGCGGCAGGCGGAGGCCCACGCCACCCTGCGCGACGAGCTGGCCCGCCCGGCCCTGACGCGCCTCGCCCTGGCCCTGACCGCCTGGGCCGAATCCGACGCCGCCATGCCGCCGGGGCCCGGGGCGCACCCCCTGCGCGACCTGGCGCCGGAGCTGCTGGAGAAGCTGGGCGCCCGGGTGGAGAGGCGTGGCCGCAAGATCCGCAAGCGCTCCATCGAGGAGTTGCACGAGCTGCGCAAGGCACTGAAGAAGCTGCGCTACGGCCTGGACGACCTGTCCGGGCTGCTGCCGGAGGAGGCGGTGCGCCCCTACCTCAAGCGCTGCCGCGCCTTGCAGGAGCGCCTGGGCGAGATGAACGACGCGGCGGTCGCGGCAGAGATGGCCGGGCGCCTGGCCCAGCCGGGCCGCCGGGATCTGGTCGCGGCCATCGACGGGGTGACCCGACGGGCCCTCGCCCGGCAGGAGAAGGCCCTGGACCGGCTTTACGACGCCTGGGAGGAATTCCAGGAGGTGCCGGCCCCCTGGCGGCCAGCCTGA
- a CDS encoding aspartate kinase has translation MARIVMKFGGTSVADLDRIRNVARRVKREVKAGHEVAVVVSAMSGVTNQLVKWCTDLSPLHDAREYDTVVATGEQVTTGLTAIALQAEGVDARSWQGWQVPVRTDGAHGKARVEEIDGSALIERMQAGQVPVIAGFQGIGPRERITTLGRGGSDLSAVAVAAAVKADRCDIYTDVDGIYTTDPRIVPRARKLERVAFEEMLELASVGAKVLQTRSVELAMKQKVRVQVLSSFEDKPGSLVVDEDEIVEQPLVTGVAYSRDEAKVTLRRLPDRPGIAAHIFGPLAAANVNVDMIVQILGADGTTDMTFTVAKTDLPRAREVLEGAKGEIGFDAILTDTEVAKISIVGIGMRSHAGVAATMFRTLAEKNINIQVISTSEIKTSVLIGLEYTELAVRALHTAYGLDGPEKG, from the coding sequence ATGGCCCGCATCGTGATGAAGTTCGGCGGCACCTCCGTCGCCGACCTGGACCGTATCCGCAACGTCGCCCGCCGCGTGAAGCGCGAGGTGAAGGCCGGCCACGAGGTGGCCGTGGTCGTCTCCGCCATGTCCGGGGTGACGAACCAGCTCGTGAAATGGTGCACGGACCTGTCGCCCCTGCACGACGCGCGGGAATACGACACGGTGGTCGCGACCGGCGAGCAGGTGACGACGGGGCTGACCGCCATCGCGTTGCAGGCGGAGGGGGTGGATGCCCGCTCCTGGCAGGGCTGGCAGGTGCCGGTCCGCACCGACGGCGCGCACGGCAAGGCGCGGGTGGAGGAGATCGACGGCTCGGCGCTGATCGAGCGGATGCAGGCCGGCCAGGTGCCGGTGATCGCGGGCTTCCAGGGCATCGGGCCGCGGGAGCGGATCACCACGCTGGGCCGCGGCGGCTCCGACCTCTCGGCGGTGGCGGTGGCGGCGGCGGTGAAGGCCGACCGCTGCGACATCTACACGGACGTGGACGGCATCTACACGACCGACCCGCGCATCGTGCCCCGCGCCCGCAAGCTGGAGCGCGTGGCCTTCGAGGAAATGCTGGAACTTGCCTCGGTCGGGGCCAAGGTGCTGCAGACCCGCTCGGTCGAGCTGGCGATGAAGCAGAAGGTGCGGGTGCAGGTGCTGTCCTCCTTCGAGGACAAGCCGGGCTCCCTGGTGGTGGACGAGGACGAGATCGTGGAACAGCCGCTGGTGACGGGCGTCGCCTATTCCCGGGACGAGGCCAAGGTGACGCTGCGCCGCCTGCCGGACCGGCCGGGCATCGCCGCCCATATCTTCGGGCCGCTGGCCGCGGCGAACGTGAACGTGGACATGATCGTGCAGATCCTGGGCGCGGACGGCACGACGGACATGACCTTCACCGTCGCCAAGACGGACCTCCCGCGCGCGCGGGAGGTGCTGGAGGGGGCGAAGGGCGAGATCGGCTTCGACGCCATCCTGACCGACACGGAGGTCGCCAAGATCTCCATCGTGGGCATCGGCATGCGCAGCCATGCGGGCGTGGCCGCGACGATGTTCCGGACCCTGGCCGAGAAGAACATCAACATCCAGGTCATCTCCACCAGCGAGATCAAGACCAGCGTGCTGATCGGGCTGGAGTACACGGAGCTGGCGGTGCGCGCGCTGCACACCGCCTATGGCCTCGACGGCCCGGAGAAGGGCTGA
- a CDS encoding helix-turn-helix domain-containing protein has product MPDDVKRMPRAETMSSSDALRVGEELRDARLSLGVTVEQMADHLRINRRYIAALEEGRSKDLPGPAYALGFVRSYARALGLDADELTRRFRDGAGTAGRGRTDLVFPEPVPKRGVPAGAVILLGALLAAGSYAAWWNWSGSGQRIVDRVEEPPARIEEAARNAAPESAPVLPPTMGQAVPVGPGASRPSVPAGSASAPSPVPPPAASPAPAAGNGPATGPGPVIAQAPRPGVQPGPSTAAPATPGGSRPATPPGGGVVPGATAPAATPPSAPAGPAPGGPGSAPPSATAAAPPAPPPPATPTAPVQAEGQGRIVLRATDESWVQLRDPRNGRTLLNRVLRPNETFAVPAVEGLMLTTGKAQALEVLVDGQPSGALAGRSNVVRDIPLDPERLKAAGQGGGATRP; this is encoded by the coding sequence GTGCCCGACGACGTGAAGCGCATGCCTCGTGCCGAGACGATGTCCTCCTCCGATGCCCTGCGCGTCGGGGAGGAACTGCGGGATGCACGGCTCTCCCTGGGCGTGACGGTCGAGCAGATGGCCGACCACCTGCGCATCAACCGGCGCTACATCGCCGCGCTGGAGGAGGGCCGCAGCAAGGACCTGCCCGGCCCGGCCTATGCGCTGGGCTTCGTGCGCTCCTACGCCCGGGCGCTGGGGCTCGATGCGGACGAGCTGACCCGGCGCTTCCGCGACGGGGCGGGCACCGCCGGCCGCGGCCGCACCGATCTCGTCTTCCCCGAGCCCGTCCCGAAGCGCGGCGTCCCCGCCGGGGCGGTGATCCTGCTCGGCGCCCTCCTGGCTGCCGGCAGCTATGCCGCCTGGTGGAACTGGAGCGGCTCCGGCCAGCGGATCGTGGACCGCGTCGAGGAGCCGCCGGCGCGGATCGAGGAGGCAGCACGCAATGCCGCCCCCGAAAGCGCCCCCGTCCTGCCGCCGACCATGGGCCAGGCCGTGCCGGTCGGCCCCGGCGCGTCGCGCCCCTCGGTGCCCGCCGGCAGTGCCTCGGCCCCGTCGCCCGTGCCGCCCCCGGCCGCGTCGCCGGCGCCGGCGGCCGGGAACGGCCCTGCCACAGGCCCCGGACCCGTCATCGCCCAGGCTCCGCGTCCCGGCGTCCAGCCCGGCCCGTCCACCGCGGCCCCCGCCACCCCGGGCGGCTCGCGCCCGGCGACCCCGCCGGGCGGCGGCGTGGTCCCCGGCGCCACGGCCCCTGCCGCGACGCCACCCTCCGCCCCGGCCGGCCCGGCGCCCGGCGGCCCCGGTTCCGCCCCGCCGAGCGCGACGGCCGCCGCCCCTCCGGCCCCGCCGCCGCCGGCCACCCCCACCGCCCCGGTGCAGGCCGAGGGCCAGGGCCGCATCGTCCTCCGCGCCACAGACGAGAGCTGGGTGCAGCTGCGCGACCCCCGCAACGGGCGGACGCTGCTGAACCGCGTCCTGCGGCCGAACGAGACCTTCGCCGTGCCTGCGGTGGAAGGGCTGATGCTGACCACCGGCAAGGCGCAGGCGCTGGAGGTGCTGGTGGACGGCCAGCCCAGCGGCGCCCTGGCGGGACGGTCCAACGTGGTGCGCGACATCCCCCTGGACCCTGAGCGGCTGAAGGCCGCCGGCCAGGGCGGCGGCGCGACCCGACCCTGA
- a CDS encoding NAD(P)H-dependent flavin oxidoreductase: MDALPAKDAAAARLDALMARGAAFLGSRWAILGGAMSWVSERHLVAALSEAGAFGVIACGAMMPDRLAEEIAATQALTDKPFGVNLITMHPELTALVQVCLDAKVGHIVFAGGIPPGPAIRQAKEGGAKVICFAPALALAKKLVRSGADALVIEGSEAGGHIGPVSLNVLAQEILPHIREVPVFVAGGIGRGEAILSYLEMGAAGVQLGTRFVCATESIAHPKFKQAFLRGAARDALPTVQLDESFPVIPVRALQNAGTKRFLEHQAEVIRRFRSGELAKDAAQLDIEHYWAGALRRAVIEGDVENGSLMAGQSVGMVTREQPAAEIVAELVEQAVAAILARSGGSPGGINVTEAGLSRPSLAG; the protein is encoded by the coding sequence ATGGACGCGCTTCCCGCGAAGGATGCGGCCGCCGCCCGGCTGGATGCCCTGATGGCGCGCGGCGCGGCCTTCCTGGGCAGCCGCTGGGCCATCCTGGGCGGGGCGATGTCCTGGGTCAGCGAGCGGCACCTGGTCGCGGCGCTCAGCGAGGCGGGGGCCTTCGGCGTCATCGCCTGCGGCGCGATGATGCCCGACCGGCTGGCCGAGGAGATCGCCGCCACCCAGGCGCTGACCGACAAGCCCTTCGGCGTGAACCTGATCACCATGCACCCGGAGCTGACGGCACTGGTGCAGGTCTGCCTGGACGCGAAGGTGGGCCACATCGTCTTCGCCGGCGGCATCCCGCCCGGCCCCGCCATCCGGCAGGCCAAGGAGGGCGGCGCGAAGGTCATCTGCTTTGCCCCGGCGCTGGCGCTGGCGAAGAAGCTGGTCCGCTCCGGCGCCGACGCGCTGGTGATCGAGGGCTCCGAGGCGGGCGGCCATATCGGCCCGGTCAGCCTGAACGTCCTGGCGCAGGAGATCCTGCCGCATATCCGCGAGGTTCCCGTCTTCGTGGCCGGCGGCATCGGGCGGGGGGAGGCGATCCTCTCCTACCTGGAGATGGGGGCGGCCGGGGTGCAGCTTGGTACCCGCTTCGTCTGCGCGACCGAATCCATCGCCCACCCGAAGTTCAAGCAGGCCTTCCTGCGCGGTGCCGCCCGCGACGCCCTGCCGACCGTCCAGCTCGACGAGAGCTTCCCGGTGATCCCCGTCCGCGCGCTGCAGAACGCCGGGACGAAGCGCTTCCTGGAGCATCAGGCGGAGGTGATCCGCCGCTTCCGCTCCGGCGAGCTGGCCAAGGACGCGGCGCAGCTTGACATCGAGCACTACTGGGCCGGCGCCCTGCGCCGCGCGGTGATCGAGGGCGATGTCGAGAACGGCTCGCTGATGGCCGGCCAGTCCGTGGGCATGGTGACCCGGGAGCAGCCGGCGGCGGAGATCGTGGCCGAGCTGGTGGAGCAGGCGGTGGCCGCGATCCTGGCCCGCTCCGGCGGCTCGCCGGGTGGCATAAACGTCACCGAGGCGGGGCTTTCCCGGCCATCCCTGGCGGGCTAG
- the ispG gene encoding flavodoxin-dependent (E)-4-hydroxy-3-methylbut-2-enyl-diphosphate synthase codes for MSYRPYQQILRRKSRQIRVGKVLVGGDAPITVQTMTNTPTEDAEATIAQIRRAEVAGVDIVRVSCPTQEATAALAEIVREVNVPVVADIHFHYKRAIEAAQAGAACLRINPGNIGSAERVKEVIKAARDHGCSIRIGVNAGSLEKHLLEKYGEPNPEALVDSALWHADHLLQNGFDEFKISVKASDVFLAVAAYQQLAEVCDHPLHVGVTEAGGKRTGTVKSSIGIGSLLWAGIGDTIRVSLSAEPEEEVHVGWEMLKSLGLRHRGVKIISCPSCARQGFDVIRTVATLEERLAHIEVPMSLSIIGCVVNGPGEALMTDVGVTGGGNGRHMVYMAGKTDHTMDGGDMVEHIVELVERKAAEIASANATGTEAPQPRAAAE; via the coding sequence ATGTCCTACCGCCCCTACCAGCAGATCCTCCGCCGCAAGTCCCGGCAGATCCGCGTGGGCAAGGTCCTGGTGGGCGGCGATGCGCCGATCACCGTCCAGACCATGACCAACACCCCCACCGAGGACGCCGAGGCGACCATCGCCCAGATCCGGCGGGCGGAGGTGGCGGGGGTGGACATCGTCCGCGTCTCCTGCCCGACCCAGGAGGCGACCGCCGCCCTGGCCGAGATCGTGCGCGAGGTGAACGTGCCGGTCGTGGCGGACATTCACTTCCACTACAAGCGCGCCATCGAGGCCGCCCAGGCCGGCGCCGCCTGCCTGCGCATCAACCCGGGCAACATCGGCAGCGCCGAGCGGGTGAAGGAGGTCATCAAGGCCGCCCGCGACCACGGCTGCTCCATCCGCATCGGCGTGAATGCCGGCAGCCTGGAGAAGCACCTGCTGGAGAAGTACGGGGAGCCCAACCCGGAGGCGCTGGTGGACAGCGCCCTGTGGCACGCCGACCACCTCCTCCAGAACGGCTTCGACGAGTTCAAGATCAGCGTGAAGGCGTCGGACGTCTTCCTCGCCGTCGCCGCCTACCAGCAGCTCGCCGAGGTCTGCGACCACCCGCTGCATGTCGGCGTCACCGAGGCGGGGGGCAAGCGGACGGGGACGGTGAAGTCCTCGATCGGCATCGGCAGCCTGCTCTGGGCGGGGATCGGCGACACCATCCGCGTCTCCCTCTCGGCCGAGCCGGAGGAGGAGGTGCATGTCGGCTGGGAGATGCTGAAGTCCCTCGGCCTGCGGCACCGGGGCGTGAAGATCATCTCCTGCCCCTCCTGCGCCCGCCAGGGCTTCGACGTGATCCGCACCGTCGCGACCCTGGAGGAGCGGCTGGCGCATATCGAGGTGCCGATGAGCCTCTCCATCATCGGCTGCGTCGTGAACGGGCCGGGCGAGGCGCTGATGACCGATGTCGGCGTCACCGGCGGCGGCAACGGCCGCCACATGGTCTACATGGCCGGCAAGACCGACCACACCATGGATGGCGGCGACATGGTCGAGCACATCGTCGAGCTGGTGGAGCGCAAGGCGGCCGAGATCGCCTCGGCCAACGCCACCGGGACCGAGGCGCCGCAGCCCCGCGCCGCGGCGGAATAG
- the ubiG gene encoding bifunctional 2-polyprenyl-6-hydroxyphenol methylase/3-demethylubiquinol 3-O-methyltransferase UbiG, with amino-acid sequence MSGTVRADEIRKFDALAARWWDPAGPMRPLHAMNPLRTGWIAERLARATGRLGGSLAGLRVLDVGCGAGLASEALARRGAAVTGIDAAGEALSVARAHAAAEGLAIDYREGLAETLDGTWDAVVALEVIEHVSDRSAFLAALAARTAPGGCVFLSTLNRTPRSFLMAKLGAEYVLRLLPRGTHDWRMFVTPAELGAGLRRAGLLVRDIAGMGFHPGSGRWRETRDLSVNYIVMAERPAG; translated from the coding sequence ATGTCCGGCACCGTCCGCGCCGATGAGATCCGGAAATTCGACGCCCTGGCCGCCCGCTGGTGGGACCCGGCCGGGCCGATGCGGCCGCTGCACGCCATGAACCCGCTCCGCACCGGCTGGATCGCCGAGCGCCTGGCCCGCGCCACCGGGCGCCTCGGAGGGAGCCTGGCCGGGCTGCGGGTGCTCGACGTCGGCTGCGGCGCGGGACTGGCCAGCGAGGCCCTGGCCCGGCGCGGCGCGGCCGTCACGGGGATCGACGCCGCCGGCGAGGCCCTTTCCGTCGCCCGCGCCCATGCGGCGGCCGAGGGGCTGGCGATCGACTACCGCGAGGGGCTGGCGGAGACGCTGGACGGGACCTGGGACGCGGTCGTCGCACTGGAGGTGATCGAGCATGTCTCCGACCGCTCCGCCTTCCTGGCGGCGCTGGCGGCACGGACCGCCCCCGGCGGCTGCGTCTTCCTCTCCACCCTGAACCGGACGCCGCGCTCCTTCCTGATGGCCAAGCTCGGGGCGGAATACGTGCTCCGCCTGCTGCCGCGCGGGACGCATGACTGGCGGATGTTCGTCACCCCGGCCGAGCTGGGCGCCGGGCTGCGCCGCGCCGGGCTGCTGGTGCGCGACATCGCGGGGATGGGCTTCCACCCGGGATCGGGACGCTGGCGGGAAACGCGCGACCTGTCCGTCAACTACATCGTCATGGCGGAACGCCCGGCGGGGTGA
- a CDS encoding sensor histidine kinase, which produces MNLPPALVRRRASFLALGAVIAFILFFVMAGLRLIEVERNVQTRLGESVLWFVSQAQVETARMLDTVTRRYADDPEVDEEEVMLRFDVLVSRLSVLESGTVRERLEDLGEATELDRRIGPVVWLASLAETLTPGDRDAVNALRGALAPLLMQLRDTANRSVLADREQRLLLRDGRRRAMLEFVVFGSGIAGMGVLLIVLLVQGRVAARRAEISLERERDLGRLYRGFVSVVSHQFRTPLAIIDGSAQRMARRGTAMDAQELAERTAKIRDASRRMVRLMESTLNAARLEAGEITLNPRPCEPAVLVREICASQTELDGKARLELDLAGLPPVLPCDVTLVEQAIANLVSNAVKYSPPGSPVVVTGGSTVGGGMVLRVRDHGVGIPAGELPRLFDRFYRASTARNVPGTGIGLAFARQVARLHGGDITVESREGEGSTFTLRLEPVGDPARSGAAKRSLGWLRWAA; this is translated from the coding sequence GTGAACCTCCCGCCCGCCCTGGTCCGGCGGCGGGCCTCCTTCCTCGCCCTCGGGGCGGTGATCGCCTTCATCCTGTTCTTCGTCATGGCCGGGCTGCGGCTCATCGAGGTCGAGCGCAACGTCCAGACCCGCCTGGGCGAGAGCGTGCTGTGGTTCGTCAGCCAGGCCCAGGTCGAGACGGCGCGGATGCTCGACACCGTCACCCGCCGCTATGCCGACGATCCGGAGGTGGACGAGGAAGAGGTGATGCTGCGTTTCGACGTGCTGGTCAGCCGGCTCTCCGTGCTGGAATCCGGCACGGTGCGGGAGCGGCTGGAGGATCTCGGCGAGGCGACGGAGCTGGACCGGCGGATCGGCCCGGTGGTCTGGCTTGCCTCCCTGGCGGAGACCCTCACCCCCGGCGATCGCGACGCGGTCAACGCCCTGCGCGGTGCGCTGGCACCCCTTTTGATGCAGCTGCGCGACACGGCCAACCGCTCCGTCCTGGCCGATCGCGAGCAGCGCCTGCTGCTGCGGGACGGCCGCCGCCGGGCGATGCTGGAGTTCGTGGTCTTCGGCTCGGGCATCGCCGGCATGGGCGTGCTGCTGATCGTGCTGCTGGTCCAGGGCCGGGTGGCGGCGCGACGGGCGGAGATCTCGCTGGAGCGGGAGCGCGACCTGGGCCGGCTGTACCGCGGCTTCGTCTCGGTCGTCTCGCACCAGTTCCGCACGCCGCTGGCCATCATCGACGGCAGCGCCCAGCGCATGGCCCGGCGCGGCACGGCCATGGACGCGCAGGAGCTGGCGGAACGCACCGCCAAGATCCGCGATGCCTCCCGCCGCATGGTACGGCTGATGGAGAGCACCCTGAACGCCGCGCGGCTGGAGGCGGGGGAGATCACGCTGAACCCGCGCCCCTGCGAGCCGGCCGTGCTGGTGCGCGAGATCTGCGCCTCCCAGACGGAGCTGGACGGCAAGGCGCGGCTGGAGCTTGACCTCGCGGGCCTGCCGCCTGTCCTGCCCTGCGACGTGACCCTGGTCGAGCAGGCCATCGCCAACCTCGTCTCCAACGCGGTGAAGTACTCGCCTCCGGGCTCGCCGGTGGTCGTCACGGGCGGCAGCACCGTCGGCGGCGGTATGGTGCTGCGGGTCCGGGACCATGGCGTCGGAATCCCGGCCGGGGAGCTTCCGCGCCTGTTCGACCGCTTCTATCGTGCCAGCACGGCGCGGAACGTGCCGGGCACGGGGATCGGCCTGGCCTTCGCGCGGCAGGTGGCGCGGCTGCACGGTGGGGACATCACCGTGGAGAGCCGGGAAGGCGAGGGCTCCACCTTCACCCTGCGGCTCGAGCCGGTCGGCGACCCCGCCCGGTCCGGGGCCGCCAAACGTTCGTTGGGATGGTTGCGATGGGCCGCCTGA
- a CDS encoding molybdopterin-dependent oxidoreductase, whose amino-acid sequence MPGPVPAPHPTPARRPAGVAGVAPPASRRSVLLGLLAALPAARRAAAAPQEALPEPGGRVLLSLMGNIAVTNRNGRADFDRDMLRALGQRQLSTPTAWTDGIKQFEGVLARAVLERVGAQGGVVRARAVNDYMIDIPRQDFERYDVLLAYRMDGRDLTTRDKGPLWIVYPRSEHPELDDAQYNSRWVWQLRSLEVR is encoded by the coding sequence ATGCCCGGTCCCGTTCCGGCCCCCCACCCGACGCCGGCCCGCCGGCCCGCCGGCGTGGCCGGGGTCGCCCCGCCCGCGTCCCGGCGGTCCGTGCTGCTGGGGCTGCTCGCCGCGCTGCCGGCGGCACGGCGGGCCGCGGCGGCACCGCAGGAGGCGCTGCCGGAGCCGGGCGGGCGGGTCCTGCTGAGCCTGATGGGCAATATCGCCGTCACCAACCGCAACGGCCGTGCCGATTTCGACCGGGACATGCTGCGGGCCCTGGGCCAGAGGCAGCTCAGCACCCCGACGGCCTGGACCGATGGCATCAAGCAGTTCGAGGGCGTGCTGGCCCGCGCGGTGCTGGAACGGGTCGGCGCGCAGGGCGGCGTGGTCCGGGCCCGGGCGGTCAACGACTACATGATCGACATCCCCCGCCAGGATTTCGAGCGCTACGACGTCCTGCTGGCCTACCGGATGGACGGGCGCGACCTGACCACCCGCGACAAGGGGCCGCTCTGGATCGTCTATCCGCGCTCGGAGCACCCCGAGCTGGACGACGCCCAGTACAACTCCCGCTGGGTCTGGCAGCTGCGCAGCCTGGAGGTCAGGTGA
- a CDS encoding response regulator produces MGRLILCVEDEADLRADLAEELEAAGYVVAQAEDGREALALLADRAPDLVLCDITMPGMDGFELLRRLRAERPDLADIPFVFLTALADRADMLAGREAGADDYLVKPIDFDLMLATVASRLRQVDRMREKADRQIEEVRAAFAGLATQGGAAPPPGSEAAARALNHVALGVLLLDAEGEVTFANRTATAILEQKDGLTLSNRRLRGANAEQNKALRELVDAVHRRQGSPENAALSLPRPSGARPLAILACALGTAPEAGVALFVSDAERRPRMPPEVAARLYGLTPAEVRLALALAEGQRLDEIAAESGLSRNTLASTLRSIFRKTETDRQADLVSLFLANPVSLSDG; encoded by the coding sequence ATGGGCCGCCTGATCCTGTGCGTGGAGGACGAGGCGGACCTGCGCGCCGACCTGGCCGAGGAGCTGGAGGCCGCCGGCTACGTGGTGGCGCAGGCGGAGGACGGCCGCGAGGCACTGGCCCTGCTGGCAGATCGTGCCCCCGACCTGGTGCTCTGCGACATCACCATGCCGGGCATGGACGGCTTCGAACTGCTGCGCCGGCTGCGGGCGGAGCGGCCCGACCTGGCGGACATCCCCTTCGTCTTCCTCACCGCCCTGGCCGACCGGGCGGACATGCTGGCGGGGCGCGAGGCCGGGGCGGACGACTACCTGGTCAAGCCGATCGACTTCGACCTGATGCTGGCCACCGTCGCCTCCCGGCTGCGGCAGGTGGACCGGATGCGGGAAAAGGCGGACCGGCAGATCGAGGAGGTGCGCGCCGCCTTCGCGGGCCTCGCCACCCAGGGTGGCGCCGCCCCGCCCCCGGGCAGCGAGGCGGCCGCCCGGGCGCTGAACCACGTCGCCCTGGGCGTGCTGCTGCTGGATGCGGAGGGCGAGGTGACCTTCGCCAACCGCACCGCCACGGCCATCCTGGAGCAGAAGGACGGGTTGACCCTGTCCAACCGCCGGCTGCGCGGCGCCAATGCGGAGCAGAACAAGGCGCTGCGGGAGCTGGTGGACGCCGTCCACCGCCGCCAGGGCTCGCCCGAGAATGCCGCCCTGTCGCTGCCCCGGCCCTCCGGCGCCCGGCCGCTGGCGATCCTCGCCTGCGCCCTGGGAACGGCGCCGGAGGCGGGCGTGGCGCTCTTCGTCTCCGATGCGGAGCGCCGGCCGCGCATGCCGCCCGAGGTGGCGGCGCGCCTCTACGGCCTGACCCCGGCGGAGGTGCGCCTCGCCCTGGCCCTGGCGGAAGGCCAGCGCCTGGACGAGATCGCCGCGGAATCCGGCCTGTCGCGCAATACCCTCGCCTCCACCCTGCGCAGCATCTTCCGCAAGACGGAGACGGACCGGCAGGCCGACCTGGTCAGCCTGTTCCTGGCGAACCCGGTGTCCCTCAGCGACGGCTGA